Genomic window (Pseudomonas sp. MM211):
GCGAGTTGCGTGTCGAGGTGGATCTGGTCGCCGAAATGGCGGTGTTCAATCCCTTCGATTTCTTCCTCGAACCCTATGCCGAGCAGATTCCTCTGACCTATACCGCGGGCGAGCAGCGCGAGCTGGCGCCCTATCTGGTCAAGCTGCCGAGCGAACCGCACTTTGCCGAGTACCTGGCGAGCATTGATCGCACGCCACGGCCCAGTGTGGATTTCCTCGTGGCCCTGAATCAGCGCCTAGCCGCTGACATCAATTACTTGATTCGCATGGAGCCTGGCGTGCAAACGCCTGAGCAAACCCTGCTCAATGCTTCCGGTTCGTGCCGCGATTCATCCTGGCTGCTGGTGCAACTGTTCCGCCATTTGGGGCTGGCCGCGCGCTTTGTCTCCGGGTACTTGATTCAGCTCAGCGCCGACGTCAAATCCCTGGACGGTCCTTCGGGTACCGAGGTGGATTTCACCGACCTGCACGCCTGGTGCGAGGTTTACCTGCCGGGTGCGGGCTGGATCGGCCTTGACCCTACCAGCGGGCTGTTCGCGGGGGAGGGCCACATCCCTCTGGCCTGTAGTCCGGAACCTTCCTCAGCCGCGCCGATCAGTGGGGCGGTGGAGGATTGCGAAAGCGAGTTCAGCCACGAGATGCGCGTGGAGCGCATCTGGGAAGCGCCGCGGGTGACCAAACCCTACAGCGACGACCAGTGGCGCGACATCGTCGAGCTCGGCCGCCGCGTCGACGAAGACCTGCAGGCCGGCGATGTGCGTTTGACCATGGGCGGCGAGCCCACCTTTGTTGCCCTCGATTATCCCGATGATGCCGAATGGAACACGGCGGCCCTGGGCCCGAACAAGCGCCGCTTGGCCACGGATCTGTTCCTGCGCCTGCGTGAGCATTACGCGCCGGCCGCTCTGGTGCATTTCGGCCAAGGCAAGTGGTACCCGGGTGAGCAGTTGCCGCGTTGGTCGCTGAATGCCTTCTGGCGCCGGGACGGCCAGCCGGTTTGGCAGAATTCGGCGTTGCTGGCCGACGAAAGCCGCGACTATGGTGCCGACGCTGAACTGGCCGCGCGTTTCCTCGGCAACCTGGCCGAGCGCCTCGGCGTGGAGGCCCAGCACTGCTTCCCCGCTTATGAGGACGGCCTCTACTACCTGTGGCGCGAGGGGCGTTTGCCCGACAACGTCTCGCCCGAAGATGCCCGATTGAACGACCCGCTTGAGCGCGAGCGCCTGCGCAAGGTGTTCGATCAGGGGCTGGATCGAGTGATCGGCCATGTTCTGCCGTTGGCACGCGATACGCGCCGGGCCGGCTGGCGCAGTGGTTCCTGGTATCTGCGCGATGAATATTGTCGCCTGGTGCCTGGCGACTCGGCTCTGGGTTATCGCCTGCCGCTGGATTCGCTGCCCTGGGTCAGGGCCGAAGAGTATCCCTATGTGACACCGGCAGACCCTTCCCAGGTATTCGCGCCGCTGCCGTCCTCTGCTGAGCTTCAGTACCAAGAGCGTGGCGTTTGGAATGGTGGCCGGGGGAACGGATCAGGCAAGCCCAAGCGTGGTCAGTCAGCCGTGGATGTCGTGCGCACTGCGCTATGCGCCGAGCCCCGTGGCGGGCGCCTTTACTTGTTCATGCCGCCACTGAGCGATCTCGAAGACTACCTGGAACTGGCTGCGGCTATTGAGGAAACCGCGGCCGAGCTGCAGTGCCCGGTGCTGCTCGAAGGCTGCGAGCCGCCGAATGACCCGCGCCTGCAGTTCTTCCGGGTTACCCCAGACCCTGGTGTGATCGAGGTGAACATCCACCCGGCGGCTAGTTGGGACGAGTTGGTCGAGCGCACCGAGTTTCTTTATGAGCAGGCTCGCCAGTGTCGCCTGAGCAGCGAGAAGTTCATGATCGACGGTCGCCATACCGGCACCGGTGGCGGCAACCACTTCGTTCTGGGTGGTGCCACGCCAGCGGATTCACCCTTCCTGCGCCGCCCCGATCTGCTGCGTAGCCTGGTCAGTTATTGGCACAACCACCCGTCGTTGTCCTACCTGTTCTCGGGGCTGTTCATCGGCCCGACCTCCCAGGCGCCGAGGGTCGACGAGGCACGTAACGATTCGCTCTACGAGCTGGAAATCGCCTTCGCGCAGATGCCCGAAATGGGTCGCGAGTGTCCGCCCTGGCTGGTTGACCGGTTGTTGCGCAACCTGCTGGTGGATGTCACCGGCAATACCCACCGCGCCGAGTTCTGCATCGACAAGCTGTATTCGCCGGATTCGGCCTCGGGGCGCCTTGGTCTGCTCGAGTTGCGTGCTTTCGAGATGCCGCCCAATGCGCGCATGAGCCTTGCCCAGCAACTGCTGTTGCGGGCGCTGATCGCGCGTTTCTGGAAAGAACCCTACAAACCGGCGCGCCTGGTGCGCTGGGGCACCGAGTTGCATGATCGGTTTTTGCAGGCGCATTTTGTCGAGCAGGATTTCGCCGACGTGCTTCAGGAACTGGCGCAGAGCGGCTACCGCCTGGGTGCTGAATGGTTTGCCGCGCACTTCGAATTCCGCTTCCCGCGCGCCGGAGATCTCAACGTCAAAGGCATCGAGCTGGAGCTGCGCCAGGCGCTGGAGCCCTGGCATGTACTGGGTGAGGAGGGCGCGGCTGGCGGCGCGGTGCGTTATGTCGATTCGTCCCTCGAACGTATGCAGGTCAAGCTCAATGGCCTGACACCGGATCGCTACGTACTGACCTGCAATGGTGTGCCAGTGCCATTGCGCAGTACGGGCAAGGTCGGCGAGTTCGTCGCCGGCGTACGCTTTCGTGCCTGGCAGCCGGCGGCCTGCCTACAGCCTACGATAGGCGTACACGCGCCGTTGATATTCGACTTGGTGGATACCTGGATGAATCGCTCCATCGGCGGATGCCAGTATCATGTCACTCACCCGGGCGGGCGCAGCTATGAAAGCCTGCCGGTGAATGCCTATGAAGCTGAAAGTCGGCGTCTGGCGCGCTTCTTCCGCCTGGGTCATAGCCCGGGTAAAAGGCCGCTGCTGGCACCCATCAGTAATAACGAACTGCCCATGACCCTGGATTTGCGCCGAGTCTGACGACAGCGCGGGTTGGCAGCGGCTATTCTGTAACGCCGCGATGCCTAAGGTGTGTTCCCGTTTCGGCATGACTGTGCTGGAAACGGGAACAGCCCCTGGCCTGTGGGTATGAGAAGACACTGTCGAGATCTTGATGCCAGACCTGCTTGCCGATTATCCGCTGACTGATGCGGCTTACCATGAGCTGCTCGATGCCAAGGGAGAGGTGCGCCCGCACTGGCGCAAACTGCTGGCCCAACTGCAACGCAGCCGCCCTGCGCAGCTGCAGCAGCGCCAGGCCATGCTGACCCGACAGATCCAGGAAAACGGCGTTACCTATAACGTTTACGCCGATCCTGATGGCGCGGATCGCCCCTGGGAACTGGATCTGCTGCCCAACCTGATTCCCGCCGCCGAGTGGCAGACCATCGCTGCCGGTGTGGCGCAGCGTGCAGCGTTGCTCGATAAGGTATTGGCCGATCTCTACGGCCCTCAGCAGTTGCTGGCCGATGGCCTGCTGCCGCCGGAGCTGGTTTTCGGCCACGAGAACTTTCTCTGGCCCTGCCAGGGCTTGCAGCCGCCAGGCGGTACTTTCCTGCATGTGTACGCCGTGGATCTGGCGCGGGCGCCCGATGGCCGCTGGTGGGTCACGGCCGATCGTACCCAGGCGCCTTCTGGCGCCGGTTACGCGCTGGAAAACCGGCAGATCGTTTCCCGCGCCTTCCCCGAGCTGTACCGGGATCTCGGCGTGCAGTACCTGGCTGGGTTCTTCCGCACCCTGCAGGACACTCTGGCACGTCAAGCTCCAGCCGATGGCGAGACGCCACTGGTGGTGGTGTTGACCCCCGGACGATTCAACGAAAGCTACTTCGAGCACCTGTACCTGGCCCGTCAGCTCGGTTATCCGCTGGTGGAAGGCAGTGACCTGACCGTGCGCGACGCCACCCTGTATCTCAAGACGCTTGCCGGGTTGCGCCGCGTGCACGCGGTGCTGCGCCGTCTCGACGACGATTTCTGCGACCCGCTGGAGCTGCGTACCGACTCCGCACTGGGCGTGCCCGGCCTGCTGGAAGCGGTGCGTCAGGGCCGCGTGCTGGTCGCCAATGCGCTCGGTAGTGGTGTGCTGGAGGCGCCCGGGTTGCCGGGCTTCCTGCCGGCGATCAGCGAGAAGCTGCTGGGTGAGCCGCTGCTGCTACCGAGCATCGCCAGTTGGTGGTGCGGTGAGCCGCCGGTGCTGGAGGAGGCACTGGAGAAATTGCCGGAGCTGCTGATCCGGCCGAGCTTCCCGTCGCAGAGTTTTACCCCGGTATTCGGCCGTGATCTGGATGCCGCGCAGCGTGCCGAACTGGCTGCACGCCTGCGGCTGCGCCCTTATGCCTATGTCGCTCAGGCGCTGGCGCAGCTGTCCCAGGCGCCGGTCTGGCAGGCCGAGGAGGGCAAGCTGCAATCCCGAGCCATCGGCATGCGCGTGTTCGCCGTGGCCAGTGCCGACGGTTACCGGGTGATGGCGGGCGGCCTGACCCGAGTGGCTGCAGAAGCCGACGCCGAGGTGGTGTCGATGCAGCGCGGCGGAGCTAGCAAGGACACCTGGGTACTCGGCGAGCGCCACGGCCCTGGTGAGCCTTGGCAGGGCATGCGCCCGCTGGGTGCCGCCGATCTGGTGCGCAGCGACCCCTATCTGCCGTCGCGGGTGGTGGAAAACCTGTTCTGGTTCGGTCGTTACAGCGAGCGCTGCGAGGACAACGCGCGACTGCTGCGCATCATGCTCAGTCGTTACGTCGATGACGACGATGACCCGCAAGCTCTTGAAGCTGCGCTGGATCTGGGCGAAAGCCTCGGCCTGCTACCGGATGAGGAGCACGGCGCACTGGATGCCCGGCTGCTGGAAGCGGTGCTTGGCGCCGAATGGCCGGCCAGCCTGCGTACCAATCTGCAACGCCTGCAATGGACCGCCGGCAGTGTGCGTGGCAAGCTGTCCCAGGCCAACTGGCAGGCGCTGGTGGAACTGCAGCGCGATGCGCAGAATCTGGAAGCCCGTGGCGGCGATTTCGGGCAGTTGCTGGATTTTCTCAATCGTTTGTTGATGTCCCTGGCGGCGCTCTCCGGGTTCGCGCTGGACGACATGACCCGTGACGATGGCTGGCGTTTCCTGATGATCGGCCGCTGCATCGAACGCCTGCAGTTCCTTTGCGACAGCGTTGGCAGCTTCCTGCGCGGCAGTACGCCGGATGATCAGTCGGCTCTCGAGTGGCTGCTGGAGTTGGGTAATAGCAGCATTACCTACCGCACCCGCTACATGGCTTCGGCGCAGCTGATTCCGGTACTCGACCTGCTATTGCTCGATGAGCAGAACCCCCACGCGGTGCTGTTCCAGGTGCGCACGCTGTTGCGCTCCCTGGAGCGCCTGGCCGAGCGCTTCCATCTGCCCGAGGCAGCTGCACTGATACAGCTTGAGCGGCAATTGAGCGCCGTCGATCTGCGTAGCCTGGAAAACCCACTGTTCGGCGCGCGGGGCATTCGCGCGGTACTTGATGGCCTGGCCAATCTGCTCGAGGCCATCGGGCAGGCGTCTGGCAAGGCGTCGGATGAACTGGGCCTGCGCTTTTTCGTGCACGTTGCCGCCAGCCAGGGAACCCGGTCGTCATGAGTGCGCGTTATCAGGTATTGCACGACACCCATTATCGCTACGCCTCGCCAGTGTCCCTGGCCCAGCAGCTGGCGCACTTGTGGCCGCGTGACTGCGCCTGGCAGCGCTGTGAAGAACGCCACCTGCAGGTCACCCCGCAGCCCTGCCAGCGTCACGACATCGTCGATGTATTCGGCAATCCGCTGACTCGCCTGGCTTTCGAGCGCCCGCATGATGCCTTGAAAGTCTGCGCCAGGCTGAGTGTCGAAGTGCTGCCGCGGGCGTATCTCGATCTGCAGGACTCGCCGTCCTGGGAATCCGCCTGTGAGGCACTGGGGTATCAAGGGCGGCCGTGGGATCTGGAGTTGCTGGATGCCACCCGCTACCGCTTTCAGTCACCCTACGTGCGCTTGAAGCGCGCCTTCAGCCTGTTCGCCGACGATTGCTTCCTGCCCGAGCAGCCGCTGCTGCTCTCGGTGCGCACGCTGATGCAGAAAATTTTCGACGAGTTCACCTTCGATGCCGAAGCCACACAGGTGGCGACGCCGTTGCTCAAGGTGCTCGAGGAACGCCGCGGGGTCTGTCAGGACTTCGCCCACCTGATGCTCGCCTGCCTGCGTTCCCGGGGCCTGGCGGCGCGTTACGTCAGCGGCTACCTGCTCACCCAGCCGCCACCCGGCCAGCCGCGCCTGATCGGCGCCGATGCTTCGCATGCCTGGGTGTCGGTGTATTGCCCGCGCAATGGCTGGGTGGACTTCGACCCGACCAACAACATTTTGCCGGCGCTGGAGCACATCACCCTGGCCTGGGGCCGTGACTTTTCTGATGTTTCCCCGTTGCGTGGGGTGATTCTCGGTGGTGGTGATCATGACCCCGAGGTGCAGGTCACGGTCATGCCGTTACCCGCGAACTGAGTACGCCAGCCTGCCGAGTGGTGGGCTGCGGGCCTTAGCCGAGAATCACGCGAATGACCGCTATCAGCTGGAAGGCGCAGAAGAAGCCCAAGGCGATGCGCATCGGCTTCGACAGATTGCTGCCCAGGCTTTCGCGCAGCGGCTGGAGCATGAACTGCGGCGTCAGCGCCAGGCCGATCACCAGCGACACCACGGCGAACATCGAAAAGAACTCGCTGCTCATGGGCGGCACGCCCGATGTGAAACCGTACAGCAGGCAACCGATGGCCACAGCGAAGAAAGCCCCGGAAATCAGGCGCTCCTTGGGTGTCCAGGAAGAAAAATTCACAGGCGTACGCTCCACAGGCGAAATCGATGGGGCGCAGTATAAGGAATGGCGCGTTCCAGGGCAGTAGCCAGAAACAAACAACCTCACCCGTAGCCTGAGGTTGAGCCGTGTAAAACCCTGGACACCATCTCCCGGGTGTCGCTGCGCTCGACCCAGGCTACAAAAGTGGGTTTTACAGCACTCCAGCCTTTTTCCAGGCCAGGTAGCGGTTGACCAGCTCGGGGCCGAGTTCACCCGGGCGGGCGTCCAGCACCGGGACGTTGTGAGCGGCCAGGCGCTCGTGCAGGGTGTTGCGTGCGTTGAGGTAATCCACGGCGCCGCAATAGTTCAAGGCCGACTCGTAGTCGCGCACCTCGGTATGCCGCAGGCTGTCGAGCACTTCCTCGCGCAGGCTGGCGATCAGCACCCGGTGCCGACGTTCCAGGCGTTTCACCGCGCCCAGCAACTCCTCGTCGTCCTCGTCGCGCAGGTTGGTGATCAGTACCACCAGGGCGCGTCGGCTCTGGCGGCTGAGCAGGGTATCCGCAGCCGCGGCGTAGTCGGCCGGGCGCTGGGTGCTCTGCAGGTCGTAGACGGCGTTGAGCAGCACATTGACCTGAGCCTGGCCCTTGACTGGCGCCAGGTAGCGGCTTTGCTCACCAGCGAAAGTCATCAACCCCACGGCATCGCCCTGGCGCAGGGCCACGTAACTGAGCAGCAGGCTGGCGTTGAGGGCGTGGTCGAAATGCGACAGCTCGCCGTCCTGGCTGCGCATGCGCCGGCCGCAGTCGATCAGGAACAGAATCTGCTGGTCACGTTCGTCCTGATACTCACGGGCGATGGGCGTGCGCTTGCGGGCAGTGGCCTTCCAGTCGATCTGCCGCAGCGTGTCGCCATCGCGGAATTCGCGTAGCTGATGAAATTCCTGGCCGAGGCCACGACGCTGCTGCTGGCGCACACCCAGCTGGGCGACCCAGTCGTCCACGGCCATCAGTTGTGCGCCGTACAGGCGGGCGAAATCCGGGTAGACGCGCGCTTCGTCGCGCAGATCCAGATAGCGCCGCGACTGCCACAGACGCAGCGGGCTGGGCAGGCTGACCTCGCAGCGTGGAAAGACGAAATGACCACGCAGCAGCGGGCGCACCCGGTAGCTGAAGGTGGTCTGTTCGCCCGGGCGCAGTTCGACCTGTTGCGGTAGATGCTCGACAGCCATGTCCTGCGGGACATGATCGAATACCTGGATGTGCAGCGCACGCGGGTAGGCGTGATGGACGGTCAGCTGCACATCGCTCCAGCGACCCAGTGGCAGGTTGCCCGGCAGGTGCCGTTGCAGGCGCGGCGACGCCTGGCGATACAGGCGCAGGGCGTCGATCAGCGCGGCGCCCGTCAGGATCAGCAAGGCTCCCCACCAGAGCGCGACGAGGCGCTCCGGCACGGCGACGGACAGGGCGTCCAGCGCGCCGAGGACGATGGCGACCACCAGCAGCCCGGCCAGCAGGCGGAGCAGGAGGGAGGAGGGCTTCATGCCGTGCTATCCAGGGTCGAGGTGTTCATAGACGGGGTGCGGGAACCTGATCGAGCAACTGCAGCAGCACCTGATCGATGGACAGCCCTTCGATATCCAGCTCCGGCGACAGGCGTACGCGGTGGCGCAACACGGCCAGGGCGCAGCCCTTGACGTCATCGGGCAGCACAAAATCGCCGCCACGCAGCAGAGCGCGTGCGCGGGCGCCGCGTACCAGCGCGATGGAGGCGCGCGGGCCGGCACCGATGGCCAGGCCCGGCCAGCTGCGGGTCGCACGGGCAAGGCGCACAGCGTAGTCGAGTACCTGTTCGTCCAGCGGTAGATCGCCGGCGATCTTCTGCATGATCAGCACGTCCTTGGCCTGCAGCAGGGTGCGCAGGGGCGTGACTTCGAGCATGTCGGCCTTGGTCGAGCGCGATACCTGACGCACCATGCTCAACTCTTCGTCCTGCTCGGGGTAATCCATGTGCAGCTTGAGCATGAAACGGTCGAGTTCGGCTTCCGGCAGCGGGTAGGTGCCTTCCTGTTCGATGGGGTTCTGGGTGGCCAGCACCATGAACGGCAGCGGTACTGCCAGCGGACGGCCCTCTAGGGTCACCTGACGCTCCTGCATGACCTCCAGCAGCGCGGCCTGGGTCTTGGCCGGAGCGCGGTTGATCTCGTCGGCAAGCAGCAAGTTGGTGAAGATCGGCCCCTTGCGCAGTTTGAACTGTTCGCTCTGCAGGTCGTACACGGCGTGGCCGGTGATGTCGCTGGGCATCAGATCCGGGGTGAACTGGATGCGTGCGAACTCACCGCCGAAGCAGCGGGCCAGGGCGCGCACCAGCAGGGTCTTGCCGAGGCCGGGTACGCCTTCGAGCAGTACGTGACCGCCAGCGATCAGCGCGGTAAGTACGTCGTCGATGACTGCCGTCTGGCCGATTACCGCCTTCTGCAGTTCCTGGCGCAAGGCCTGGGCCAACTGGCTGGCACGCTGGCGCTGCTGGGCGATATTGCTGGCGGCTGGTGCGGCGGTGGTGCTGGCAGGCTCGCTGATCGGACTGCTCGGCTGGTCGGGCGTATGTTCGCTCATAGGGCATTCCTGAGTGTTTGCAGGTGGGCGACCTGACGGGTGAAGTCGCTGGCGGAAAGGCGTTTCTTGCTCAGCGGGCGCATGGCCTGGCTGATGGCTGCGGAAGGTTGGCGGCTGAGGCGGCCGAGAATCTGCCACTGATCGGCGACGCCCAGGCGCTCGAAGCCGGGATGACGGCGTCGGGCGCGACGCAGGATGTCCTGCTGCAGGTTGTTCAACAGGCGCTGCTGGCCTCCGTGACGAAGCAGGAAGTCGGCCGCACCGCGCAGGTGTTCCTGCAGTTGCCTGCGGCTCGCCGGTTGCGGCTGCAGCAGCGGGCCGCGCCGCTGGCCGACGTGCCACAGGCCCATTAGCAGCAGGAGGCCGAGGGCCAGCAGAGCCGGAGTGAAATGACGCTGCAGGAGGGTCAGCAGGTTGTCACGGTCGGCGTTGTAGATCAGGGTCACGGCACTGTCCTGGCTGAGGTACCAGAGCAGCCAGGCGTTGTCGTAATCGGCCAGGTTGGCGTTCTGCCAGATCCAGGCGTCGGTGACGATGCTGATCAGCCCTTCGCCGTGATAGATCTGCAGCAGGTGCGTGGCTTCGCCGCTATTGGCCCAGACATGGGCAAGGTTGTTGGCGTCGTACAGGTGGAAGTCGGTATCGAAATTGACATAGGCCGGTGCCTGCTCGTTTTCCAGGTACAGCTTGGTCAGCTGCGGATAAGCATCCTTCGGTTCTTCCTGGCTTTCCTCACGGGTCGGCTCCGCGGTTTCCTCGTCGGCAGCGCTGTCTGCTTCTTCCTCGTCTTCGTCGAGTTTCTCGACCGGGTATTGCTGCACATTCAGAGCATCGAGCAGCAGGTCGCCGCTCTTGCCTTGCTCTTCGTCCCACATGCGTTCGGCGACAAACAGCAGGTGACCGCCCTGTGCTGCCCACTGCAGCAGGCGTTCGTTCTGGCGTGGTGTCAGGTTGCTGCGGTTACCGAGCAGCAGCAGGGTATGGCCGCGGCTGGGTAATTCGGCCAGGCCGGTAAGGTTGTCGGCGCGCGCCACTTCCAGGCCCTGTTTGCGCAGAAAGTGCTCGGCGGCCATATAGGGGTTGTCACGTGCCTCCGGAGATGGCCCGTGGCTCACTACATCCTCATAGGGCTCGGCACGGCTCAGCAGGTAGCTGCCGAGCAAGCCAAGCCCCAGTACCAGCAGGGCGCCGATGACGAAACGTGCGGTGCGGTTCATGGCCGGCCACCGTGTTCGATCAGGCGTCGCCAGTCATTGCACAGCGCCGGGCGCGCCTCTGTCGGCGGCAGACGGTGGCCGTAGGCGAGGTTCTGCCAGTGCCGGGTCAGGGTCTGGCTGAAATTGCTGAGCTCCGGATCGTCGAGGCCGTCGACCAGGGGCAGTACTTCGGCTTCGGTATGAGAACTCTTGAGCGGCAACTTGTGATCGTGAATCAGGCGGCTGAGCAGCGCGCGGTAAAGCAGGCCCAGGGCCGCCCGTGGATCGTCCTGCCAGAGTCGTTCGGCGGTGCTGGCGACATCGTCAGGCAGGCTCTGTGGCAGCACTTCCAGGCCGAACAGCTGGTTAGGTGATTCATGTCTTTCCGGCAGGCGCAGGCGTGTACGGCCAGCGAAGGTGCTCAGCCATTCGCGGTAGCGCCACAGCACCAGGCCGATGATGCCGATCAGCAAGGCCCACAGCAGGGCCTCGAAGAACAGTGCGATGCCTTTCAAGGCGGTCAGGTTCTCGAGCATCTCGAACAGGCTTTCCAGCGCCTTGCGGGTGTCTTCCGAGGGTTCCTCCTGCTTGGCTTCGTCGCCGAAGCGCCAGCGGGTCACCGTCTCGCGGTTCACGAAGGGTGGTTCGTCAAGAATCGCCAGCACCGATTCGCGCGAGGCTTCGCTGCTCAGCGGTTGGGCGAGCATGCGCGGGGCCTGTGGGCCGTTCGGGTCTTCGCTGGGCAGCGGGCAGCTGTGCGGCGTATCTGCCAGGGCTGGCGTCGGCACGTTCAGCAACAACATGCCGCAGCCCAGCAATAGTGCGTAAGCGACACCGGTGAGACGCTGGCGCAGGCGGCGGAAGGTCAATTCGATGTCCCAGCCTTCCAGCGCAGTGCGACGGTTCAGGTACAGGCTGAAACCGCAGGCGACGTAGATCGGTTCCCAGAGAATCAGCAGCAGCACGTAGGCCAGGTTGGAAAGGTGCTCCAGCCAGAGCCAGCCGCTGGTATCGCCATTGATCAGGCTCTGCCAATCCCACTCGGTGGATACCTGGGTGGGGATCAGCAGGTAGACCAGGCTGCCCAGGCCGATCCACAGGGCCGTTTCGAGGTGCACGCCAACCACGGTCAGCCAGGTCGCGGCGCCGGCATCGCGTTGCGCCAGCACGTTCAGACGCTGCGTACGTTCCTTGCCCTTGAGGCCTTCGAGTTGCAGCACCGGCAGGTCGAAACTGCGCGACGGGCTGAAGCGTCGCCAGGTCAGGCTGGCCAGCAACTGCGGTTTGAGCAGGCCGGGGAAAGCCTTGAGTGCCTGTTTGAAGGTCGGCGTATCGCCAAACAGCGCGCGAGAGAGGATGTACAGCGGTAGCCGTTCGTAGGCCGGCTTCAGCCACCAGAAAATGAACATGGCCCAGGTGGGGTATTGCCACAGCAGCGCACAGAGCAGGGCGAAAATCGGCACGGTGACGGCAGCCCAGCTGGCCATCAGCAGGCCGCGATGACGGCCGGCCATGAGCACGCCGAGATCGATGGCTTCCCAGGGCGTGCGCGGGCGGATCGCCACGCTGGCATCAGTCAGGCGCATGCTGCCCCCTGCCGGCCAGGCACAGATAAGCCAGTACCAGTGCCCAGAGGCCGGCTCCCACCCAGTATTTGATATGCGGTGTGGTGAAGGTCATGGAGGACCAATAGGCTTCGATGAACGCCGCGATCAGCAGGAACAGGGCCGCACCGCCAAGCAGCCG
Coding sequences:
- a CDS encoding transglutaminase family protein, which gives rise to MSIHVALHHVTHYRYDRAITLGPQIIRLRPAPHSRTRILSYSLSVEPGDHFINWQQDPQGNYLARLVFPEKTRELRVEVDLVAEMAVFNPFDFFLEPYAEQIPLTYTAGEQRELAPYLVKLPSEPHFAEYLASIDRTPRPSVDFLVALNQRLAADINYLIRMEPGVQTPEQTLLNASGSCRDSSWLLVQLFRHLGLAARFVSGYLIQLSADVKSLDGPSGTEVDFTDLHAWCEVYLPGAGWIGLDPTSGLFAGEGHIPLACSPEPSSAAPISGAVEDCESEFSHEMRVERIWEAPRVTKPYSDDQWRDIVELGRRVDEDLQAGDVRLTMGGEPTFVALDYPDDAEWNTAALGPNKRRLATDLFLRLREHYAPAALVHFGQGKWYPGEQLPRWSLNAFWRRDGQPVWQNSALLADESRDYGADAELAARFLGNLAERLGVEAQHCFPAYEDGLYYLWREGRLPDNVSPEDARLNDPLERERLRKVFDQGLDRVIGHVLPLARDTRRAGWRSGSWYLRDEYCRLVPGDSALGYRLPLDSLPWVRAEEYPYVTPADPSQVFAPLPSSAELQYQERGVWNGGRGNGSGKPKRGQSAVDVVRTALCAEPRGGRLYLFMPPLSDLEDYLELAAAIEETAAELQCPVLLEGCEPPNDPRLQFFRVTPDPGVIEVNIHPAASWDELVERTEFLYEQARQCRLSSEKFMIDGRHTGTGGGNHFVLGGATPADSPFLRRPDLLRSLVSYWHNHPSLSYLFSGLFIGPTSQAPRVDEARNDSLYELEIAFAQMPEMGRECPPWLVDRLLRNLLVDVTGNTHRAEFCIDKLYSPDSASGRLGLLELRAFEMPPNARMSLAQQLLLRALIARFWKEPYKPARLVRWGTELHDRFLQAHFVEQDFADVLQELAQSGYRLGAEWFAAHFEFRFPRAGDLNVKGIELELRQALEPWHVLGEEGAAGGAVRYVDSSLERMQVKLNGLTPDRYVLTCNGVPVPLRSTGKVGEFVAGVRFRAWQPAACLQPTIGVHAPLIFDLVDTWMNRSIGGCQYHVTHPGGRSYESLPVNAYEAESRRLARFFRLGHSPGKRPLLAPISNNELPMTLDLRRV
- a CDS encoding circularly permuted type 2 ATP-grasp protein, with product MPDLLADYPLTDAAYHELLDAKGEVRPHWRKLLAQLQRSRPAQLQQRQAMLTRQIQENGVTYNVYADPDGADRPWELDLLPNLIPAAEWQTIAAGVAQRAALLDKVLADLYGPQQLLADGLLPPELVFGHENFLWPCQGLQPPGGTFLHVYAVDLARAPDGRWWVTADRTQAPSGAGYALENRQIVSRAFPELYRDLGVQYLAGFFRTLQDTLARQAPADGETPLVVVLTPGRFNESYFEHLYLARQLGYPLVEGSDLTVRDATLYLKTLAGLRRVHAVLRRLDDDFCDPLELRTDSALGVPGLLEAVRQGRVLVANALGSGVLEAPGLPGFLPAISEKLLGEPLLLPSIASWWCGEPPVLEEALEKLPELLIRPSFPSQSFTPVFGRDLDAAQRAELAARLRLRPYAYVAQALAQLSQAPVWQAEEGKLQSRAIGMRVFAVASADGYRVMAGGLTRVAAEADAEVVSMQRGGASKDTWVLGERHGPGEPWQGMRPLGAADLVRSDPYLPSRVVENLFWFGRYSERCEDNARLLRIMLSRYVDDDDDPQALEAALDLGESLGLLPDEEHGALDARLLEAVLGAEWPASLRTNLQRLQWTAGSVRGKLSQANWQALVELQRDAQNLEARGGDFGQLLDFLNRLLMSLAALSGFALDDMTRDDGWRFLMIGRCIERLQFLCDSVGSFLRGSTPDDQSALEWLLELGNSSITYRTRYMASAQLIPVLDLLLLDEQNPHAVLFQVRTLLRSLERLAERFHLPEAAALIQLERQLSAVDLRSLENPLFGARGIRAVLDGLANLLEAIGQASGKASDELGLRFFVHVAASQGTRSS
- a CDS encoding transglutaminase family protein, encoding MSARYQVLHDTHYRYASPVSLAQQLAHLWPRDCAWQRCEERHLQVTPQPCQRHDIVDVFGNPLTRLAFERPHDALKVCARLSVEVLPRAYLDLQDSPSWESACEALGYQGRPWDLELLDATRYRFQSPYVRLKRAFSLFADDCFLPEQPLLLSVRTLMQKIFDEFTFDAEATQVATPLLKVLEERRGVCQDFAHLMLACLRSRGLAARYVSGYLLTQPPPGQPRLIGADASHAWVSVYCPRNGWVDFDPTNNILPALEHITLAWGRDFSDVSPLRGVILGGGDHDPEVQVTVMPLPAN
- a CDS encoding DUF58 domain-containing protein, encoding MKPSSLLLRLLAGLLVVAIVLGALDALSVAVPERLVALWWGALLILTGAALIDALRLYRQASPRLQRHLPGNLPLGRWSDVQLTVHHAYPRALHIQVFDHVPQDMAVEHLPQQVELRPGEQTTFSYRVRPLLRGHFVFPRCEVSLPSPLRLWQSRRYLDLRDEARVYPDFARLYGAQLMAVDDWVAQLGVRQQQRRGLGQEFHQLREFRDGDTLRQIDWKATARKRTPIAREYQDERDQQILFLIDCGRRMRSQDGELSHFDHALNASLLLSYVALRQGDAVGLMTFAGEQSRYLAPVKGQAQVNVLLNAVYDLQSTQRPADYAAAADTLLSRQSRRALVVLITNLRDEDDEELLGAVKRLERRHRVLIASLREEVLDSLRHTEVRDYESALNYCGAVDYLNARNTLHERLAAHNVPVLDARPGELGPELVNRYLAWKKAGVL
- a CDS encoding AAA family ATPase, with the protein product MSEHTPDQPSSPISEPASTTAAPAASNIAQQRQRASQLAQALRQELQKAVIGQTAVIDDVLTALIAGGHVLLEGVPGLGKTLLVRALARCFGGEFARIQFTPDLMPSDITGHAVYDLQSEQFKLRKGPIFTNLLLADEINRAPAKTQAALLEVMQERQVTLEGRPLAVPLPFMVLATQNPIEQEGTYPLPEAELDRFMLKLHMDYPEQDEELSMVRQVSRSTKADMLEVTPLRTLLQAKDVLIMQKIAGDLPLDEQVLDYAVRLARATRSWPGLAIGAGPRASIALVRGARARALLRGGDFVLPDDVKGCALAVLRHRVRLSPELDIEGLSIDQVLLQLLDQVPAPRL